A single region of the Bartonella harrusi genome encodes:
- a CDS encoding SUF system Fe-S cluster assembly protein has protein sequence MAKTVEEHHSTESVETVSENEKAYISAIPADEIERMTNDIISALKTVYDPEIPADIYELGLIYRIDIEDDRSVKIEMTLTAPGCPVAGEMPGWVENAVSAVEGVSHVEVTMTFDPPWTPDCMSEEAQIAVGWY, from the coding sequence ATGGCTAAAACAGTTGAAGAGCATCATTCTACAGAATCTGTTGAAACTGTAAGTGAAAATGAAAAGGCTTATATATCAGCAATTCCAGCAGATGAAATTGAGCGTATGACGAATGATATCATTTCTGCTCTGAAAACGGTTTATGATCCAGAGATTCCTGCTGATATTTATGAGCTAGGATTGATTTATCGTATTGATATTGAAGATGATCGTTCAGTAAAAATTGAAATGACGCTTACAGCACCAGGATGTCCCGTTGCTGGTGAAATGCCAGGTTGGGTAGAAAATGCTGTAAGCGCAGTTGAAGGGGTTTCGCACGTTGAAGTCACCATGACATTTGATCCTCCATGGACACCTGATTGTATGTCAGAAGAAGCGCAAATTGCTGTTGGATGGTATTAA
- a CDS encoding DEAD/DEAH box helicase — MNAVEKKIAARLSLRYPQHKSLNVLVQILENIELSKNTDLVADLEAIKKLYPSVQDFERDFPSFCFALATGVGKTRLMGAFISYLYLTGRSRNFFILAPNLTIYEKLKQDFSPQSPKYVFSGMNEFVANRPVIITGDDYESGKGIHSNEPKFYGQQRLFEDENTAFINIFNISKINTTDHKKGTAKSNIPRIKRLQETIGESYFDYLANLPDLVLLMDEAHRYRASAGVSAINELKPVLGLELTATPKTIGAKPVNFKNVVYGYSLAEAMRDRFVKEPAVATRKDFQPKNYTSEQLEYIKLQDAIHAHEKVKADLVIYASDYKKKCVKPFVLVVAQDTEHAQKLHNLLEADDFFAGAYKGKVIEIHSKQSNTEEDKNIQKLIAIEDPNEPTEIVIHVNKLKEGWDVTNLYTIVPLRASTSEILTEQTIGRGLRLPYGSKTGIESIDRLTIIAHDRFQDIIDRANEPNSIIKKHIEIGIGGDISAEKSDILTVPSCAETESTKTTVTRYSNINGASDFQDVALHNTAPSFTPEEKKIADITWNIIKGYEKLPNSQALCSTIIQEKISNEVIETMHASKGTLICDNIKAETEALVQKVVADLTENLAKRIIDIPNIVLIPSGEVTYGFSDFDLKNLESLNLQPVSRELLIRELRTHKSIFLTSENEYLKEPHLENYIIRTLIDNDFIDYDNHTPLLRKLAGQLVQHFRSSLSNDAAVENVLIHYQHQLNNFIVTQLKSHQWETQQDYEVKITRGFTTLTPLHYTLPQGTFPLDFRCIPSNKSDIKTLVFKGFKKCCYPLQKFDSVEGELRFAQILEDDVKVLKWMKLARGFFKIEYDKGLIYEPDFVVETKDAKYLCEPKKASEIHNPIVLKKTNAAVQWCYHATSYVVTNDGKPWHYVLIPHDAIKANRSFEGLCAEFTISRAELNAE, encoded by the coding sequence ATGAACGCAGTTGAAAAAAAAATTGCTGCTCGTTTATCATTGCGCTACCCTCAACACAAATCCTTGAATGTTTTGGTGCAAATTCTAGAGAATATTGAACTTTCTAAAAATACTGATTTAGTTGCAGATTTAGAAGCAATAAAAAAACTTTATCCTTCTGTACAAGATTTTGAACGCGATTTTCCTTCTTTTTGTTTTGCTTTGGCAACTGGAGTTGGGAAAACACGTTTGATGGGCGCTTTTATCAGCTATCTTTATTTAACAGGACGCAGTCGCAATTTTTTTATATTGGCGCCAAATTTGACTATTTATGAAAAATTAAAACAGGATTTCAGTCCTCAAAGTCCCAAATATGTATTCAGTGGAATGAATGAGTTTGTTGCAAATAGACCGGTAATTATTACAGGTGATGATTATGAAAGTGGTAAAGGAATTCACTCTAATGAACCAAAATTTTATGGACAACAGCGTTTGTTTGAGGATGAAAATACAGCTTTTATCAATATTTTTAATATTTCCAAAATTAACACAACGGATCATAAAAAAGGAACTGCAAAATCAAATATTCCACGGATTAAACGCTTACAAGAAACTATTGGCGAAAGTTATTTTGATTATCTTGCAAATCTTCCTGATCTAGTGCTTTTAATGGATGAAGCGCATCGTTATCGTGCTTCTGCGGGTGTTTCGGCGATTAATGAGTTGAAACCTGTTTTAGGTTTAGAACTTACAGCAACACCGAAAACAATAGGGGCAAAGCCTGTAAATTTTAAAAATGTTGTGTACGGCTATTCACTTGCAGAGGCTATGAGAGATCGGTTTGTGAAAGAGCCTGCTGTCGCTACACGTAAAGACTTTCAGCCGAAAAACTACACGTCTGAACAATTAGAGTATATTAAACTACAAGATGCAATTCATGCACACGAAAAAGTAAAAGCAGATTTGGTTATCTATGCTAGTGATTATAAAAAAAAGTGCGTTAAGCCTTTTGTGTTAGTTGTAGCGCAAGATACAGAGCATGCGCAGAAATTGCATAATTTGTTAGAAGCGGATGATTTTTTTGCCGGAGCTTATAAGGGAAAGGTTATAGAAATTCATTCAAAACAATCGAATACAGAAGAAGATAAGAATATTCAGAAACTAATTGCAATTGAAGATCCAAATGAGCCAACGGAAATTGTTATTCACGTTAATAAACTGAAAGAAGGATGGGATGTCACTAATCTCTATACTATTGTACCGTTGCGTGCATCTACTTCAGAGATTTTAACTGAGCAAACGATAGGTCGTGGGTTACGTTTGCCGTATGGTAGTAAAACCGGCATAGAATCCATAGATCGTTTAACAATCATTGCACATGATCGTTTCCAAGATATTATTGATCGTGCTAATGAGCCAAACTCAATTATTAAAAAGCATATTGAGATTGGAATAGGGGGAGATATATCGGCCGAAAAATCAGATATACTCACAGTACCAAGTTGTGCAGAAACAGAATCAACAAAGACGACGGTGACACGCTACTCCAATATAAACGGAGCATCTGATTTCCAAGATGTCGCGTTGCATAATACGGCTCCGTCTTTCACTCCCGAGGAGAAAAAAATTGCTGATATCACGTGGAATATTATCAAAGGATATGAAAAATTGCCAAATTCTCAGGCACTTTGCTCCACTATAATACAAGAAAAAATCAGTAATGAAGTTATAGAAACCATGCACGCGTCAAAGGGTACTCTTATTTGTGATAACATAAAAGCAGAGACTGAAGCTTTGGTGCAAAAAGTGGTTGCAGACCTAACAGAAAATTTAGCAAAACGTATAATAGATATTCCCAATATTGTGCTTATTCCCTCTGGTGAGGTTACTTATGGTTTTTCTGACTTTGATTTAAAAAACCTAGAAAGTTTAAACTTGCAACCCGTGAGTAGAGAGCTTTTAATTCGAGAATTACGCACACATAAAAGTATTTTTCTTACCTCTGAAAATGAGTATCTCAAAGAGCCTCATCTTGAAAATTATATCATTCGTACTTTAATTGATAATGATTTTATTGATTATGACAACCATACGCCACTATTACGAAAATTAGCGGGGCAGTTGGTGCAACATTTTCGATCTTCTTTATCAAATGATGCTGCTGTTGAGAATGTATTGATTCATTATCAGCATCAACTTAATAATTTTATAGTTACTCAATTAAAATCACACCAGTGGGAAACACAACAAGATTATGAGGTTAAAATTACACGGGGATTTACAACCTTAACACCTCTTCACTACACACTACCACAGGGTACATTTCCTCTTGATTTTCGTTGTATTCCTTCCAATAAAAGCGATATTAAAACACTTGTATTCAAGGGATTTAAAAAATGTTGTTATCCTTTACAAAAATTTGATTCAGTGGAGGGGGAGTTGCGATTTGCTCAAATATTAGAGGATGATGTAAAAGTATTAAAGTGGATGAAGCTTGCTCGAGGTTTTTTCAAGATAGAATATGACAAAGGATTGATCTATGAACCGGATTTTGTTGTAGAAACGAAAGATGCCAAATATCTTTGTGAACCTAAAAAAGCATCTGAAATACACAATCCTATTGTTTTGAAAAAGACAAATGCAGCTGTTCAGTGGTGCTATCATGCAACGAGTTATGTTGTTACGAATGATGGAAAACCATGGCATTATGTTCTTATTCCACATGATGCTATTAAGGCCAATCGTAGTTTTGAGGGTTTGTGTGCAGAGTTTACAATTTCAAGAGCTGAACTTAATGCAGAATAG
- a CDS encoding COG2958 family protein has protein sequence MFLNLTKTTFSFLKQNPTKKFTAREIAQWIFENYPEECHKKQKRSTATVAPLNSEAALIQQIVAEIGSMRPQLQKRYPEIKTTEGRPRQYYFTQLTDKDEIDEVEENVVCSTSKINDLSVREHDLYPLLSQFLWTELEVYSKRIDEKRSRNKHGNGGNKWLYPDVVGLQDLSNEWHHEIKDCVLQYFDKKTKLWSFEVKILINRSNLRQAFFQTVSNSSWANFSYLVASEIEGIDTLKELRILSSLHGIGFIRLDKENTSESQIIIPAKERNEIDWNTANRLIEENKDFFDYIKLIRQFYQTGEIRPSDWTQITP, from the coding sequence ATGTTCCTAAATTTAACGAAAACGACTTTTAGCTTTTTAAAGCAAAACCCAACAAAAAAATTTACAGCGAGAGAAATCGCTCAATGGATATTCGAAAATTATCCCGAGGAATGTCACAAAAAGCAAAAGCGCTCAACTGCGACAGTTGCTCCCCTTAACAGTGAGGCTGCTCTCATTCAGCAAATTGTTGCTGAAATAGGCTCTATGCGCCCTCAATTGCAAAAACGTTATCCAGAAATTAAAACCACGGAAGGTCGACCACGGCAATATTATTTTACACAATTAACAGATAAAGATGAAATTGACGAAGTAGAAGAAAATGTTGTGTGTTCGACTTCTAAGATAAATGATCTTTCTGTTAGAGAGCATGATCTGTATCCATTATTATCTCAATTTTTATGGACAGAGCTTGAAGTATATAGCAAGCGTATTGACGAAAAACGCTCTCGTAACAAACATGGCAATGGTGGCAATAAATGGCTTTATCCAGATGTTGTAGGGCTACAAGATTTAAGTAATGAATGGCACCATGAAATCAAAGATTGTGTTTTGCAGTATTTTGATAAAAAAACAAAACTTTGGTCTTTTGAAGTTAAAATTCTTATCAACCGTTCAAATCTGCGGCAAGCTTTTTTTCAAACAGTTAGCAATTCCTCATGGGCTAATTTTAGTTATTTAGTTGCGAGTGAAATTGAAGGTATTGATACTTTAAAAGAACTTCGGATACTTTCAAGTTTACATGGAATTGGATTTATAAGATTAGATAAGGAAAACACATCCGAGAGTCAAATTATCATTCCTGCTAAGGAACGCAATGAAATTGATTGGAATACTGCCAATAGATTAATAGAAGAAAACAAAGACTTCTTTGATTATATTAAACTCATTCGTCAATTCTATCAGACTGGCGAGATTCGCCCATCTGATTGGACTCAAATAACCCCATGA
- a CDS encoding site-specific DNA-methyltransferase, whose protein sequence is MLYNKQKLELTWIGKEKRPRLEPRILLEDLEKSYHAPHQVSAQDIFDNKLIFGDNLLALKALEQEYTGKVKCIYIDPPYNTGNAFEHYEDGLEHSIWLSLMRDRLELLHHLLANDGSIWISIDDDEQAYLKVMMDEIFGRRNFVNNIIWQKKYAPQNDAKWLSDNHDFVMVYAKDKTVWRPNLLPRSINMDARYKNPDNDPRGPWQSGDLSVKRVTPKDIYEIITPSGRRVMPPAGTSWRVSKQKFLELLKDNRIWFGSDNGGVPRIKRFVSEVKQGITTMTIWPYQEVGHNQDAKKEAKVFNYDNVFATPKPERLMERIIQLASNPGDLVLDSFAGSGTTGAVAHKMGRKWIMIELGEHCHTHIIPRLKQVIDGTDQGGISKNVNWQGGGGFRYYRLAPSLLQKDPWGQWIISREYNAAMLSEAMCKHMGFTYAPDENHYWMQGYSTETDYIYVTTNAMTHEQLRVISEEVGPHRTLLICCAAFDTKPESFENLTLSKIPRAVLEKCEWGRNDYSLNVANLEPMVVVNEPTKKDTDIAQAELDLFE, encoded by the coding sequence ATGCTCTATAATAAACAAAAGTTGGAACTCACTTGGATTGGAAAAGAGAAACGCCCAAGACTTGAACCTCGTATTTTATTAGAAGATCTTGAGAAATCTTATCATGCTCCACACCAAGTATCTGCTCAAGATATTTTTGATAATAAACTCATCTTTGGTGATAATCTACTCGCGCTCAAAGCGCTTGAACAAGAATATACAGGTAAGGTAAAATGTATTTATATTGACCCACCTTATAATACGGGCAATGCATTCGAACATTATGAAGATGGATTAGAACATTCCATATGGCTTAGCCTTATGAGGGATAGGTTAGAGCTGTTGCATCATTTACTTGCAAATGATGGAAGTATTTGGATATCCATTGATGATGATGAACAAGCTTATCTTAAAGTTATGATGGATGAAATTTTTGGTCGACGAAATTTTGTAAACAATATCATTTGGCAAAAGAAATACGCTCCACAAAATGATGCAAAGTGGCTTTCAGATAACCATGATTTCGTGATGGTTTATGCTAAAGATAAAACTGTTTGGCGACCTAATTTGCTTCCTCGTTCAATCAATATGGATGCGCGCTATAAAAATCCTGATAATGATCCACGTGGTCCATGGCAGTCCGGAGATTTATCGGTAAAAAGGGTGACACCTAAGGATATTTATGAGATCATCACGCCTTCTGGACGCAGGGTGATGCCTCCTGCTGGAACGAGTTGGCGGGTTAGCAAACAAAAATTTTTAGAGCTATTAAAAGATAATCGTATTTGGTTTGGATCAGATAACGGTGGAGTACCACGTATTAAACGCTTTGTTTCAGAAGTAAAACAAGGAATAACAACTATGACCATTTGGCCTTATCAGGAAGTTGGTCATAATCAAGATGCAAAAAAAGAAGCCAAAGTCTTTAATTATGATAATGTATTTGCAACCCCAAAACCTGAACGTCTTATGGAACGCATTATTCAGCTTGCCTCCAATCCTGGAGATCTTGTATTGGATTCCTTTGCCGGCTCGGGTACCACTGGAGCAGTTGCTCACAAAATGGGCCGTAAGTGGATTATGATTGAACTTGGGGAGCATTGTCATACACACATCATACCTCGTTTAAAACAAGTGATTGATGGAACTGATCAAGGTGGTATTTCTAAAAATGTAAATTGGCAAGGTGGTGGAGGTTTTCGCTATTATCGTCTTGCACCTTCTTTGTTGCAAAAAGATCCATGGGGACAGTGGATTATTAGTCGCGAATATAATGCTGCTATGCTTTCGGAAGCCATGTGCAAACATATGGGGTTTACCTATGCTCCTGATGAAAACCATTATTGGATGCAAGGATATTCAACCGAAACGGATTATATTTATGTAACGACCAATGCAATGACACATGAACAACTCCGCGTTATCAGTGAAGAGGTTGGTCCTCATCGTACTTTGCTTATTTGTTGTGCAGCCTTTGATACAAAACCAGAATCTTTTGAGAATCTCACGCTTTCTAAAATACCGCGTGCTGTCTTAGAAAAGTGTGAATGGGGGAGGAATGATTACAGTTTGAATGTAGCAAATCTTGAACCAATGGTGGTAGTAAACGAGCCCACCAAAAAAGATACAGATATTGCACAAGCAGAATTAGATTTATTCGAATAA